TCCCCTCGTCCAGGACGAGTTCGCCGTCCGTAAACGTCAGTTCGCGGACGAGCCGGCCGTGGTCGATCGTTCCGTAGGGGACGCCCGTGTGGTGGGCGTCCCGCACGAGGTAATCCATCCGGTCGACGTCGAGTTCGCCCGAGACCAGCTGGCCGAATCGTCCTTCGCCGGCGATCAGGTCGGCGATCCTGTCGGGCGCCAGATCGTGGTCGCGAAGCACCGAGCCGATCTCGCCGTTGGTCAGCAGATCGTGCACGTCGTCGTGGTACCGGCCCGTTCGCCGGTGGGTCAGCGGCTCCAGGTTGTGGCTGAACGGGCCGTGGCCGATGTCGTGGAGGATCGCGGCGGCGTGGACGCGCTCGGCCTGTCGCCCGTCGACGTTGAGGTGCTCCAGCGCCTCGCAGGCGAGGTGGTAGACGCCGAGGCTGTGTTCGAAGCGCGTGTGATTCGCGGAGGGATAGACGAGGGAGACGGTCCCGAGTTGGCGGATCCGGCGGAGTCGCTGGAGTTCGGGCGTATCGAGGAGATCACGCGCGACTCCGTCGATTCGGATGTGGTCGTGGACGCTGTCCTTGATGGTCGTCACACCCTTCCGTTCGGTCCGATTACACAAAAACCGTCGTTCGAAGCGTTATAAGGAGCCGTCACCTGATGCGGGGGTACTTACCCGCGTGGCCGTAGTTTCCCCGCTACATGACCGAACTCACCGTTCCGCGCGACGCCGATCAGGAGCGCGCCGCGGAGCTCGTCCGAGACCACGTGACGGTCGGCGACGTCGTCCAAGTCTGGGAGCGCGACCGAACCGGCGGCGACGATCCCGAGGTCGTCGGCGAGGTGACGGGTATCGAACCGGGCTACCTCGAGCTCGACGGCCAACCGCCCGGCGAGGGGAGCGTCCGCTACGACCGAATCGGGACGGTAACCCGGGTCGAGCCAGCGTGATATCCGCCTCGCCCTGACGGCGAGGTGTTCAGTGTGGAACCGTAGGCGACTCCGCGTCCGACTCGTTTGTCCAGACGAGACGCGCGGTGGTCCTCAGCGACGCGTTCATTCTTCGCGACTTCCGCGCCCGTTCGCCCGCGCTCTACACTTCACGCTTCGAATCTCGTCTGCTGTGTCGCTCGGCGCTGAGACCGCTCCCACCCGATTGATAAGGACAATATTAAAATAGTAGTTTTTATTAACATAGTCTTTCGAGTTCACAACCAGATGCATCCGAATCGGATCCGTGTTCACGAGACGACGAATCGAGAATTCGACCAAAGTGTTCAATATAATCAGGTGAAGTTTAGTTAACTAAAGTGGATTTGATCACCGTGTCAATCGACGCAGCGCGACTCGAGGAAGCCAACGCGACGCGGCGGTCGCGACGAGAGACGGCTCCGTCGTGTCCCGTGCCGCCGATTCGGGGTTGGGGCCGACCGCCGAACGGCGGCACGTCCGCAACGCTCACGTCCCGGCGATCGACTAGTCGTTCGAAACCCTCGTCCTCGAGCGCCGGAGACTGAGATGATACGAGCCCTCCTCGCCCGACTCGGATCGCTCGCGGCGGTCATGGCGACCGTCTCGTTCGTCACGTTCGGCTTCGTCTCCCTCACGCCCGGCGATCCGGCGTACACGATCCTCCGAGAGCAGCGACAGAGCCCGCCGTCGGAGCGCGAGGTCGCGGCCTTCCGCGCCGAACACGGGTTCGACGAGCCGTTCGTCGTCCGCTATCTCTCGTGGCTCGGCGACGCGGTTCGGGGCGACCTCGGGACGTCGTACTACCAGTCGGAACCCGTCACGTCGCTGTTGGTCGAGCACCTGCCGAACACGCTCGAACTCGCGCTGGCGGCGACGGCCGTCGCGCTTGTAGTGGCCGTCCCGCTGGGCGTCGTCAGCGCCGTCCACCACGAGACGTGGATCGACCGGACCGGTCAGATCGCCGCGCTGGTCGGCGTCTCCATGCCGAACTTCTGGCTCGGCTATCTGCTGATCCTCGTCTGCTCGCTCCGGCTCGGAGTGACGCCCGTCTCCGGCGCCGGCACGCTCTCTCACCTCGTGCTCCCCGCGATCACGCTCGGTACCGGGATGGCCGCGGTCATCACGCGCCTCGTTCGCGCGTCGATGCTCGAGGTCCTCGAGGCCGAGTACGTGACGGCCGCCCGTTCGAAGGGCGTCCGCGAACGGCTCGTCGTCTACAAGCACGCGCTGCGAAACGCGCTCGTTCCCGTCGTGACGATCGTCGGCCTCCAGTTCGGCTTCGTCCTCAACGGCGCCGTGGTCGTCGAAGTCGTCTTTCAACGACCGGGACTGGGAACGCTGCTCGTCGACGCCATCTTCGCGCGCGACTATCCGATCGTGCAGGGAGTCGTCCTCGTGACGGCGTTCGCTTTCGTCGCGACGAACCAACTGGTCGATCTCGCGTACGTCGCGCTCGACCCGCGGATCGAACGCGGCGGGGGAGGGAGCGATCGCCGATGAGTGACCGCGAGACGCAACGCCGTCGACCGACGCGCCGGCTGCGAGCGCTCCGCGAGCGGGGGCGACGCCTCGTTCGGCGCCGGCTCGGCCGACGGTATCGATCGAACGGCAACATCCGGCTCGGCGGCGCCGTCGTGTGTCTCCTCGCGATCATCGCGGTCGTGGGTCCGATACTGTCTCCCTACGATCCGACGGCACAAGCGCTCGAGCGGCGCCTCGCGGGCCCGTCGCTCGCCCATCCGCTTGGAACCGACGCGCTCGGGCGCGACGTCGCGACGCGGCTGGTCTACGGCGCCCGGATCTCGCTCGCGCTGGCGGTCGGCGCGACGCTCGTTCGCCTCGTCGTCGGGACGGCGATCGGCCTGCTCGCGGCGACCGGGAACCGACTCGTCGACGCCGCGTTGATGCGGCTGGTCGACGTCCAGCTCGCCTTCCCGGGGCTCGTGCTGGCGCTCGTGATCGCCGGGACGCTCGGCCCGAGCATGCGCAACGTCGTGATCGCGCTCTCGGCCGTCGGCTGGGCCACGTACGCACGCGTCGTGCGCAGCAGCGTCCTCGCGGTCAAGGATCGGCCGTTCGTCGAATCGGCGCGGCTCTGCGGAACGCCCCGGCGACGGATCGTCACGCGGCATCTGCTCCCGAACGTCGTGAGCCCGGTGCTCGTCCTCGCGACGCTCAACCTCGGGACCGTCGTGCTCGCGGCGGCGGGCCTGTCCTTCCTCGGACTGGGCGCACAGCCCCCGACGGCGGAGTGGGGGACCATGATCGCCGACGGCCGCAACTACCTTCGGTCGGCGCCGTGGCTCATCACCGCGCCCGGTGTCGCGATCGCGGTGACCGTTATCGGCTTCAACGTCCTGGGCGACGGACTGCGGGACGTACTGGATCCTGATCACGTAGACGACGCGGATCGGAGGCGGACCTGATCATGAACGCACCGCTCGAGATCGAAGACTTACACGTTCGGTTCAGTTCCCGGGCGGGATCGGCTCCCGTCCGTGCGGTCAACGGCGCGTCGTTCCGAATCGAACCCGGCGAGATCGTCGGTCTCGTCGGCGAGAGCGGCTGCGGCAAGTCCGTCACCGCGAGATCGATCGTTCGGATCGAGGAGCCGGGCGAGATCGTCGACGGGAGCATTCGGTTCGACGGTCGGGAGCTGACGACCGCCGACGACCGGACGCTGCGGCGGCTCCGCGGCCGGGAGCTCGCGACGGTCTTTCAGGACCCCTCGACGTCGCTCAACCCGGTCTACACCGTCGGCGAACAGATCGCCGAGGCGCTGCGCGTGCGCGACGATCCGGACCGGCAGCCGTTTTTCAGGGAACTGGCGCTCGGCGCGAGTTCGCGGCTCCGCTCGCGGGCGCTGCGATCGGACGTCCTCGAGTTGATGGAGACGGTCGGCATCCCCCGGCCGGCGGAGCGAATCGACGACTATCCCCACCAGTTCAGCGGCGGGATGCGCCAGCGAGTGATGCTCGCGATCGCGCTCGCTCGCCGCCCCTCGGTGCTGATCGCCGACGAGCCCACGACGGCGCTGGACACGACGACGCAGGCGGCGATCCTCGAGCGGCTCGAGACGCTCAACGAGGAGCGGGAGATGAGCGTGTTGCTGATCAGCCACGATCTGGACGTCGTCGCGGAGCTGTGCGACCGGCTCGTCGTCATGTACGACGGGACCGTCGTCGAACGGGGACCGGTCGACGACCTGCGGTCGAACCCGGCCCATCCCTACACGAAGGCGCTGCTGGGCTGTCTCCCCCGTCGGTCGAAGCCGGGGACGCGACTGCCGACGATCGACGGTTCGCCGTCGGACGGCTCTCGCCCGCAGAACGGCTGCGCCTTCGCCGATCGCTGCTCGTTCGCGCGGGAGGACTGCTATTCGACCGCGCAGCCGACCGTTTCGGTGGGTGAGAACCACACTGTCGCCTGTGGCGTTCCGGACGCTCGCGAGGCGACGCTCGAGGGGACGGCTGCGAACGCGGCGACGGAACCGACGACAGGGTCGACGGTGACGGCGACGACCGCCGACACGGCGCTGGCCGTCGACGGCGGCGCGGACGCGCGGACGGGCGAGCGCGTTCGACAGGGTGACGATCCGACGGACGGGGCGCCGATCGTCGAACTCGAGGACGTCGCGAAGTCGTTCCGGGGATCGGACGCGCTGCTCGATCGACTCCTCGGAACCGACGAGCGCGTGCCGGCCGTCGACGGCGTCTCGCTCGCGTTGCAGCCGGGAGAGACCGTCGGCCTCGTCGGCGAGAGCGGCTGCGGCAAGTCGACGCTCGCGCGACTGATCGCGGGCCTCGAAGAACCGACCGACGGCGCGGTCAGGCTCCGTGGGACCGCCGTCGGCGGCGTCGACGCGCGGACCGACGACCAGCGCGCCGAGATCGGCGTCGTCTTCCAGCACCCCGGCACGAGCCTCGATCCGAAGCGGACGGTCGGGGAGTCGATCGCCGAACCGCTGGTCGAAGCCGGATGGGGCACAACTCGGCGAGAGGACCGCGTCGACGAACTCCTCTCGCTCGTCGATCTCCCGCTCGAGTACGCCGACCGGTTCCCGCGTCAGCTGTCTGGCGGCCAGCGCCAGCGGGTCGCGATCGCTCGCGCGCTCGCGCTGGAGCCGTCCGTGCTCGTCCTCGACGAGCCGACGGCGGCGCTCGACGTCTCGACGCAGGCGACGATCCTCAACCTGCTGGCCGATCTCCGGGACGAACTCGGGCTCGCGTGCCTGTTCGTCTCCCACGATCTGGACGTCGTTCGCCACGTCGCGGACCGCGTCGCGGTGATGTATCTCGGTCGTCTCGTCGAGGTCGGCCGGACCGAACGGACGCTCTCGAATCCGACCCATCCGTACACGGCGACGTTACTGGCGTCGCTTCCGGGCGACCGGGGCGACCCGGTGCCGACGGCGGTCGAGGATCGGGACGCGCTCGCGGGCGACCCGCCGAGCCCGACCGATCCGCCCGCCGGCTGTGCGTTCCATCCCCGCTGTCCCGTCGCCACCGAGGAGTGCCGTCGCCGCGAGCCGCCCCTCGAGGCCGTCGGCGACGGAGCGCCCGGGCCGCGCTCCCGGTGTCTGTACGCGCCGGAGTGGATCGAAGCGGGCGCAGACCCGCCGTCCGACGTCGATGCGCCCGATCTCGGGGTCGACGACGAATAGCCCGACCGACCGACTTCCGCCCACGAACCCACCACCCACATGACACGCGACTCGCGATACGCTACGACCCGACGAACCGCGCTGAAGACGACGCTCGGAGCCGCGACCCTGTCCCTGACCGTCGCCGGCTGCCTCTCGAACGACCCCGACGCGGCCGACTTTCGGATCGGGACCCCGTGGAAACCGAACCGGGACCCCCTCGACGGAGGCAGCGTGCTTCGCCGACTGGGGATCACCGAGGCGCTCGTCAGCGTCGACCACGACGCGACGACGGCGCCCGGCCTCGCGACCGACTGGGAACGGGTCGACGAGCGCCGGTGGCGGTTCGACCTCCGCGAGGACGTGACGTTCCACGACGGGACGTCGCTCGACGCGGCGGCAGCCGTCACGTCGCTTCGCCGAACCGCCGACGCGACGGCGTTTACCGACGTTCCGATCGACGCGATCGAGGCCGAAGGCGAGACCGTCGTCGTCGAGACCGAAACGCCGTTCGCCCCGCTGCCGGCCCACCTCTCGCGCGACGAGGCCGTCATCCTCAGCCCGGACGCGATCGGCGACGACGGGTCGATCGAAGACCCGGTCGGTACCGGCCCGTTCGCTCTCGAGTCGTTTCGCTCCGGCGCCGAGATCCGAGCCGTTCGACACGACGAGTACCACGGCCGGGAGCCGTCGCTCGAGTCCGTCCGCTACGAGGTCGTCGAGGACGACCAGACGCGCCGGATGAAACTCGAGAGCGGCGAACTCGAGATGGCTCGTATCCTCCCCCAGGAGACGGTCGACCCGCTCGAGTCCGACGACGATATCGCCGTCCACACCTACGAGGTGCCGCGGATCAGGTTCCTCACGTTCGATACCGCGTCGGCGCCGTTCGACGACCGGCGCGTTCGACGAGCGGTCCACCGCGCGATCGACCGCGAGGCCATCGCCGAGTCGATTCTCGAGGGACTCGACGAGCCCGCGGTCGGCCCGTTTTCGTCGTCGATCACCGACTGGGCGAATCCGGACGTCGACGCCGACGAGCACGCGGTCGATCCGGAACGCGCTCGCTCCCTGCTGTCGGACGCCGGCTGGACGACCGGCTCGAGCGACGTCCGCACCCGCGACGGCGAGGAACTGGCCGTCGAGTTCCTCACCTACGACGCCAGGAGCCTCCCGCTGATCGCGGAGGCGATGCAGGATCACCTCGCCGCGGTCGGGATCGACGTCGACGTGACGACGGTGGAGTACAGTTCGATGGTCGACCGCGTCAGCCAGGGCTCGTTCGACGGCTACCTCACGTCGTGGGGGACGTTCCGGTACCCGGATCCGGATCGACTCACACAGATGTTTCACTCGACGGACGCGACCCTCCACCACGGCTACGAGAACGACCGGGTCGACGATCTGCTCGAGGAGGCCCGGGAACTCACCGACCGGGACGCGCGACGCGAGCGCTATCACGAGGTCCAGTCGATCGTTCTCGAGGACGCGCCGATCGCGGTCCTGACGAACTTCACGAACGTCGTCGCCACCGCGGCCGACGTCGACGGATACGAGCCGCACCCGACGGAATCGCGGTACGGGCTCGAGTCGATTACGGTGGACGAAGAGTAACTCGGGGCCCGACGCACGTCGCGAGTCCCGCCGCGACGGTCATTTGGGAACGTCGATTCCCACGACGTACAGCTCTTGCTCCGGGTTCTCGCCCCAGAGCGTCGCGTCCATCAGGGGTTCGCGTTCGAGCCGCTCGAGTCCGTGATCCGCGAGAAAATCGACCAGCTCACCGGGCGGCCGACCGCGGTACAGCGGCAGGTCGTCGTGGATCTCCCGGTACTCCTCCCACGGCTCCGGGAAGTCCCAGTGACCCTCGAGGAGGACGATCCGGCCGCCGGGTCGGACGACGCGTCGCCACTCCCGAATCGCCTTCGAGGGGTTCGGTAGCGTCCAGATCAGGTGTCGCGCCGTTACCACGTCGTAGGCGTCGTCGGGAACCGGGAGCGCCTCGGCGTCGCCGAGACCGAAGTCGATCGACAGGCCCGCCTCTCGGGCCTTCGCTCGGGCGCGCTCGAGCATCTCGGGCGTGAGATCGACGCCCGAGACGTCGTGGCCCAACTCGGCCAGCAGCAGCGAGATCGTCCCCGTCCCGCAGCCGAGATCGAGCACGCGTCGGGGCGGGTCGCCGGTCCACCGTCGGAGCACCGCCAGCCACGCCTCGCGCTGCTCGTCGGCGCGGACGCCGGAGATTCCGTCGTCGTCGTACGAGTCGGCGCGGCCGTTCCAGTACCGGCGGACGACCTCCTTGACGTCCTCGTCGCCGTTCGACGAGCGCGTCACGACTGGGCGCTCCCTCCCGGTTCTCTCCCCTCGTCCCCGTCGGCGGACCGAACCCGCTCGAGGAACGAGACGAGCGCGTCGACGGCCGTCTCGAACACCCGTTCTCCCTGTTCGGGGGAGGCCTCGGTCGCGTCGCCGACCGCGCCGTTCTCGCTGAACTCGTCGGTGAACTGGCGGACGACCCCGCCGTCGACCGTATCCGCCCACGTCGCCGCGTCGCCGGCGACCGGGTCGCCGACGTCGTCGGGACGGAGATGGAGCAACACGGCCGTCTCGAGTTCGCCCGCGTGACCGACGTGCTCGTCGACGGCGCGCATCCACTCCCACAGGTACGCCTCGCAGTCGATCGTGTCCCCCGCGGTCACCTCGCGGGCCAGATGGGAGAGCGTCTCGCCGTTACCGCCGTGGCCGTTGACGAAGACGACCGTCTCGACGCTCGAGTCGGCGATCGACTCGACGACGTCGCGGACGTAGCGCCGGAACGTCTCCGCGGAGACGGAGCACGTCCCCGGAAAGTTACCGTGGTAGGGGGCGATTCCGACCGGGATCGTCGGGCCGACGATCGACTCGGCGTCGCTCTCTCGGTCGGCCGCGTCGGCGATCGCTCGAGCGACGAACGTATCGGTTCCGACGGGGGCGTGCGGGCCGTGTTGTTCCGTGCTGCCGACGGGGAGCAGCGCGGTCGTCGGTGACGCCTCGTCCACGTCGGTCCAGGAACTCGTCTCGAGTCGCATGCTCGGTCGCTACTCGCGGTCGCGCATAAGAAATATCGATCTTCGGACGGAGTCGGGGAGAGGGCGCGAGCGGTATCGAAAGCGGGGACCGGAGAGACCGGGCGTCGCTCGTTACTCGTTGACCACCAGGAGCTTTCCGAGGAAGTTCCCCTCCTCGGCGCGTCGGTGGGCCTCGGCGACCTCGTCGAACGAATAGCGGTCGTCGATGTGGGGTTCGACGGCGCCGTCGTCGACGAGTTCGGCGATCTCGGCGAGCTCCTCGCCGATCCGGTCTTGCTGCTCGCCGAGCAACACCGGCAGGATGACCAGTACGACGCCGAGTTCCAGCGAGTTCTCGTGCATGGGTGCGAGGTCGACATCCTGGGCCGCGCTCGACTCGGTGGTGACGACGGTGCCGTAGGGTCGGACCGCCTCGAAGGCCGTCTCGAGGTGGTCGTCGCCGATCGGGTCGAAGACGACGTCGAAGCCGGTCCCGTCGGCGCGTTCCGCGACGTACTCCTCGACGTCCGTCTCCGTGTAGTCGACGGTCGCGTCGGCGCCGAGCCGTTCGGCGAGCTCGCGCTTGTCCTCGCTCGAGCCGGTCGCCGTGACCGCGGCGCCGAAGCGGTCGGCGAGCTGGACGCCGACGTGACCGACGCCGCCGCTGGCGCCGTAGACGATCACGTCGTCGCCGTCGTCGACGGTCGTCTTGTCGGCCAACATCTCCCAGGCCGTGAGCGCGACGACCGGGAGCGCGGCGGCGTCGGAAAGCGGCAGCGACTCGGGCGCGCGGGCGAACGTCCCCGCGTGGCCGACGACGTAGTCGGCCAGCGCGCCCTGTCGGCCGGCACCGCCGGGCATGCCGTAGACCTCGTCGCCGGCCTCGAAGGCGTCGACGTCCTCGCCGACCGCGTCGACGACGCCGGCGACGTCGCAGTGAAGCCGCGCCGGGAGCTCGGGCGCGAAGTCCGGGATCGCTCCCTGCCGGATCTTGTAGTCGACTGGGTTGACGCTGCTCGCGACGACCTCGACGCGAATCTCGTCCGGTCCGGGTTCGGGGACGTCGACGGTCGTTCGCTCGAAGGCGTCCGGTTCGCCGAACTCCTCGATCACGTAGGCGGTCATCTCCGAAGACATAGCGCTCGCCGATTGGGTCGTCCACCGGGAATACGCGACGCTTGCGGCAATCGAAAGCGGGTGTCACAGCCGAGCGTCCCCGGCTAACGTTCCCGTTCCCGTTCCCGTTCGCGATCTCGAGCGTGCTCGAGCGGCTCGGTCTCGGTCGCAGCGTCGGCCGTCCCGGTTCCGATTGCGTCGTCCGGAATCTCGTCGACAGCCACGAGCCGCTCGAGTCGGCGCTCGAACTCCGCGTCGTCGATCTCCCCCGCCGCGTAGCGGCGTTTCAGTTCCTCGAGCGGGTCCGCTTCGGCGTCGGGGTCGCCGGTACGGGTCGCGCCCGTCGGCTCGTCGTCTCCGAGCATCAGCGCGACCTCGTCACCCCAGAACAGCAGGATCGGCGTCAGCACGAACCAGCCGACGATCGTGATCACGCCCGCGAGCGCCCCGAGGCCGGCGAGTCCGGCGAGGCTCGTGAGCGCGAGCGTCAGGATCGCTACGAACAGCCATCCCTCGTCGGCGATGGCGTCTCTGATCCTCTCGTCCATCTCTCCCTCGTTGTTCTCAACGGAGCTACAAAAAATTCCGCGGCGCTGGACGTCGGTCGATCGGAGAGCTGAGTGGAATGCGATCCCGCGGTGGCGCGCTATCGATTCGACCGAACGAGAAGTGGACCGAACGCCTCTCGAACGCGGTGAGATCGCCCTACTCGAGGCTGATCCACTCCCCGCGCTCGTCGCTCTCCTCGATCGCGGCGAGGACGCGCTGGGCCTCGAGGCCGGCCTCGAAACTCGGTTCGAACTCGCCCCCGTCGGCCACCGCGCTCAGGAACTCGTAGTTCTCGTGGACGAACGTGTGCTCCCAGCCCAGCACGTGGCCCGGCGGCCACCAGTGATCGACGTAGGGGTCGTCCGCGTCGGTCACGAGGATCGTCTCGTAGCCGCGGTTCTCGTTCCGGCGCAGCAGTTCGAGTTCGTTCAGGCGCTCGAGGGAGAACTTCAGGCTCCCCTCCGAGCCGTGGATCTCGATCGCGTGGTCGTTCTTATGGCCGGTCGCGAAGCGGGAGGCCTCGAGGGTACCCATCGCGCCGTTTTCGAACTCGAGTTGCGCGGAGTAGGCGTCGTCGACGGTGACGGGTCGCGTCTCACCGCCCTCGCCCTCCACGGGACGTTCGTCCACGAACGTCCGCAGGTGGCCGCTGAGCCGGTCGATATCGCCCGCGAGGTCGTCGTCGCCGACCAGGAACCGAAGCAGGTCGACCGTGTGCGCACCGAGGTCCCCGAGCGCGCCCGAGCCGGCCAGCTCCTCGTCGTTGCGCCACGACCACGGCGCTTCGGGGTCGACCAGCCAGTCCTGGAGGTAGCGCCCGCGGACGTGGCGGATCTCGCCGAGTTCGCCGTCCTCGAGCAACCGCTTCGCGTACCGGATCGCGGGGACGAACCGGTAGTTGAACGCGCAGCCGGCGGGCACGTCGTCGCCGGCCTCGCGGGCCGCGTCGGCCATCGCCCGGGCGTCCTCGAGCGTCGGGGCGAGGGGCTTCTCGCAGAAGACCGGCGTGCCGGCCTCGAGCGCCGCGATCGAGGGCTCGGCGTGGACGTGGTTCGGTCCGAGGTTGTAGAAGGCGTCGACCTCGTCGACGACTTCGGCCCAGTCGGTCGATATCGCGTCGAACCCGAGTCGGTCGGCCGCGTCCTCGAGCGCGTCCTCGTCCCGGCCGACGAGCACGCTGCGCTCGACGTCGGGCGCCTCCGGGAAGAACATCGGCAGCCGCGCCATCGCGTTCGCGTGTGCTTTACCCATGAATCGATAGCCGAGAACGCCGATCTCGAGGGACATAGACGCCCGTTCATCGAGCCGACAGTTAGCGGTTGCGGTGAGGGTTCCAAGCCCCCCGTCCGCAACGAGCGACCGAACGGAGCGAGTGGGGCGGGGTAGTTCGCTCGTTGTCGAAACGGGTGCCGGAGTCGCGTCTACCCGCCCGCGACGGCCGCAGCCGCGACGGTCACCGTTGCGGTGTGTCCCGTCGCGTCACCGTCGCCGTCTTCGGTGTTTGAGCCGCCGGTGGAGCGCCATCACGTCCTCGAAGTCCTCGCTGCCGTCGCCGTCGATGTCGTAGCGGCCCGGCGTCGGCTCGGGGTCGGTGATGGAGGCCGTCTTCCCGACGGTCAGCGTCGCCGTCTCGCCGTCGTCCTCGTCGTCCGCGTTCACGCCCCAGTCGGTGCCGACCCAGAGTTCGTACTCGCCGGCTTCGACGACCCGGGGCCCCCAGCCGGGGACGTCGCCGGGGACGACCTCGAGCGTCGAGAGGTCGAGGTCGACGGCGACGGTCTCGCACTCGCCCGGCTCGAGGGCGACCCGTTCGAAGCCCATCAGGCGACGGTGGGGCTGGAGCACGGAGCCGTAGGACTCGGTGTTGTAGACCTCGACGATGTGCTCACCCGCCGTGTCGCCGGCGTTCTCGACGGTCACGTGGGCCCTCACGGTCGACGTCGACGCGGGGTTTTTGACCGAGTCGGTCGACAGCGACAGGTCCGCGTACTCCCAGTCGGTGTAGGAGAGTCCGCGGCCGAATTCGAACTGGACCATCTGATCGCCCGCCCCGTCGGGGTGACGCGGCGGATACTCGTCGTAGATCTGCGGGACGTGCCCGACGTGGGACTCCCAGGTGAACGGGAGCTTCCCCGAGGGGTTGTAGTCGCCGAAGAGCGTGTCGACGACCGCGACGCCGGTATCGCTGCCCGGCTGGCCGGCGAAGAGCACGGCGTCTAGGTGTCGGAACGTCTCCGCCGTGCCGCGCGGGCTTCCGGCGAGGATGACGCCGACGAGCGGAACGTCGTCGCCCGTCTCGGCGTCGACGAGTTCGACGAGCTCCCGCTGGGCCTCGAGGAACCGCATCTTGTCCCGGTCGCCGAAGCCCTCGTTGTGCGTTCCCTCGCCGAGGACGACGACGACGGCGTCGGAGCCAGGTGCGGCCTCGCGGATCGCCGCCGCCTGCTCGTCGGTGACGTCGAAGAAGCCGTTATCGAAGTTCTCGTAGAGGCTCTCGTAGGCGGCCGGCTTGTACTCCGTCGGCACGTGCGCGAGCCCGTCGCCGAGCCGGGCTTCCAGTTCGCCTTCGATCGTGTTCTGGCGCGGTCGCGGGCCGTCCGGGGTCAGCTCGCCGTCCTCGATCCCCTGCCAGCCGAGCGTCCAGCCGCCGTGTTGCATCAGGAACCGGTTTTCCGTCCCCTCGTGGACGCCGGGACCGGTCAGCAGCAGGTCGTCGACGTCCTCGAGCGGGAGCGCGTCGCTCTCGTTTTGTAGCAGGACCAGCGACTCCTTGGCGAGTCGCTCGGAGACGTCGGCGGCGCCGCC
This portion of the Haloterrigena gelatinilytica genome encodes:
- a CDS encoding zinc-binding dehydrogenase, encoding MSSEMTAYVIEEFGEPDAFERTTVDVPEPGPDEIRVEVVASSVNPVDYKIRQGAIPDFAPELPARLHCDVAGVVDAVGEDVDAFEAGDEVYGMPGGAGRQGALADYVVGHAGTFARAPESLPLSDAAALPVVALTAWEMLADKTTVDDGDDVIVYGASGGVGHVGVQLADRFGAAVTATGSSEDKRELAERLGADATVDYTETDVEEYVAERADGTGFDVVFDPIGDDHLETAFEAVRPYGTVVTTESSAAQDVDLAPMHENSLELGVVLVILPVLLGEQQDRIGEELAEIAELVDDGAVEPHIDDRYSFDEVAEAHRRAEEGNFLGKLLVVNE
- a CDS encoding SHOCT domain-containing protein; this translates as MDERIRDAIADEGWLFVAILTLALTSLAGLAGLGALAGVITIVGWFVLTPILLFWGDEVALMLGDDEPTGATRTGDPDAEADPLEELKRRYAAGEIDDAEFERRLERLVAVDEIPDDAIGTGTADAATETEPLEHARDRERERERER
- a CDS encoding Gfo/Idh/MocA family protein; translated protein: MSLEIGVLGYRFMGKAHANAMARLPMFFPEAPDVERSVLVGRDEDALEDAADRLGFDAISTDWAEVVDEVDAFYNLGPNHVHAEPSIAALEAGTPVFCEKPLAPTLEDARAMADAAREAGDDVPAGCAFNYRFVPAIRYAKRLLEDGELGEIRHVRGRYLQDWLVDPEAPWSWRNDEELAGSGALGDLGAHTVDLLRFLVGDDDLAGDIDRLSGHLRTFVDERPVEGEGGETRPVTVDDAYSAQLEFENGAMGTLEASRFATGHKNDHAIEIHGSEGSLKFSLERLNELELLRRNENRGYETILVTDADDPYVDHWWPPGHVLGWEHTFVHENYEFLSAVADGGEFEPSFEAGLEAQRVLAAIEESDERGEWISLE
- a CDS encoding glycoside hydrolase family 3 protein encodes the protein MTADNNGDDVDESRRTFMKATGAATAAAGLGATGAAAGDGKRSKRIEDLLEAMTIEQKVGQMTQVAIDDLGEGFDPDTAFNDHDDADTLGDLFAELHVGSILNGGATGPTYDGEEFVEGLNGLQEYNLEVNEPSIPFVWGCDALHGNCLLEGCTSFPQRLNMGATRDVDLVEAAATHTGDSVAAIGGHWNFGPTLDVLRDMRWGRYFEGHSEDAMLLGEMGKARARGFQRNGRVAATVKHFAGYGTPNTGSDRTHARTSMRDLRTRQFEPYRRGLEEAETVMVNSGAVNGKPAHASPWLLTTVLRGRFGFDGVVLTDWDDFERMLSNHEYLPDTDAGWREAVRQGIEAGIDMHMCGGETAPTEFIDTAIDLVESGELSERRIDESVRRILELKADLGLFEDPLAPEDEIGDIVGGAADVSERLAKESLVLLQNESDALPLEDVDDLLLTGPGVHEGTENRFLMQHGGWTLGWQGIEDGELTPDGPRPRQNTIEGELEARLGDGLAHVPTEYKPAAYESLYENFDNGFFDVTDEQAAAIREAAPGSDAVVVVLGEGTHNEGFGDRDKMRFLEAQRELVELVDAETGDDVPLVGVILAGSPRGTAETFRHLDAVLFAGQPGSDTGVAVVDTLFGDYNPSGKLPFTWESHVGHVPQIYDEYPPRHPDGAGDQMVQFEFGRGLSYTDWEYADLSLSTDSVKNPASTSTVRAHVTVENAGDTAGEHIVEVYNTESYGSVLQPHRRLMGFERVALEPGECETVAVDLDLSTLEVVPGDVPGWGPRVVEAGEYELWVGTDWGVNADDEDDGETATLTVGKTASITDPEPTPGRYDIDGDGSEDFEDVMALHRRLKHRRRRR